A stretch of Brassica napus cultivar Da-Ae chromosome C6, Da-Ae, whole genome shotgun sequence DNA encodes these proteins:
- the LOC106405838 gene encoding uncharacterized protein LOC106405838, whose product MIRAFFLFLVFFIIGTQVHAQLIPPSKPDGFVYPPGRRVDPDTILIEAFYDPVCPYSRDSWPPLKQAPKHYGSRVSLLLHLLPLPYHDNAYVTSRALHIANTHNANATFSLLEGFFKHQAMFYGAQTQLLTRPEVVGRIVKLGTATLGNSYRHVLKSGFNDTKSERATRVSFKHSTSRGVYGTPTFYVNGFKLPDADTPSELGGWKKIIDSLIHPQKVQGS is encoded by the exons ATGATCAGAGCGTTTTTCCtcttccttgtcttcttcatcatcgGGACGCAAGTCCACGCGCAGCTAATTCCACCATCGAAGCCCGATGGTTTCGTATACCCACCGGGTCGCCGTGTTGACCCGGATACAATACTAATCGAGGCGTTTTATGACCCGGTGTGCCCGTACAGTAGAGACTCTTGGCCGCCGCTAAAGCAAGCTCCTAAACACTATGGATCTCGCGTTTCCTTACTCCTCCACCTACTTCCGTTACC GTACCATGACAATGCGTATGTAACTTCTCGTGCTTTACATATAGCGAACACTCACAACGCTAATGCTACCTTCAGTTTGCTGGAAGGGTTCTTTAAGCATCAG GCAATGTTCTACGGTGCGCAAACACAACTCCTGACTAGACCTGAAGTTGTGGGAAGAATTGTCAAGCTTGGAACAGCTACGTTGGGAAACTCATATCGACATGTTCTCAAATCCGGCTTCAACGACACAAAGTCGGAACGTGCAACCAGAGTTTCATTTAAG CATAGCACTTCAAGAGGTGTTTATGGAACACCAACCTTCTACGTGAATGGGTTCAAATTGCCGGATGCTGATACTCCCTCTGAACTTGGAGGatggaaaaaaattattgattctCTGATTCATCCACAAAAGGTACAAGGTAGCTAG
- the LOC106406159 gene encoding 26S proteasome non-ATPase regulatory subunit 3 homolog B translates to MTTTTQDVEMKDNNQTPPQSIVSATTSILQHLKEIAALIDTGSYTKEVRRVARAVRLTVGIRQKLTASVVSSFLDFALGHGSEAHARLSSFVPKSDEHDMEVDTASSIPLAASKHVPVELEVYCYFIVLLFLIDQKKYNEAKACSSASIARLKSLNKRTIDVIASRLYFYYSLSYEMTGDLAEIRGTLLSLHHSATLRHDELGQETLLNLLLRNYLHYNLYDQAEKLRSKAPRFEAHSNQQFCRYLFYLGKIRTIQLEYTDAKESLLQAARKAPVAALGFRVQCNKWAILVRLLLGEIPERSIFMQKGMEKALRPYFELTNAVRIGDLELFRNVQEKFAKTFSEDRTHNLIVRLRHNVIRTGLRNISISYSRISLTDVAQKLRLNSANPVADAESIVAKAIRDGAIDATIDHKNGYMVSKETGDIYSTNEPQNAFNSRIAFCLNMHNEAVRALRFPPNTHREKESEEKRREMKQQEEELAKYMAEEDDDDF, encoded by the exons ATGACGACGACGACTCAAGACGTGGAGATGAAAGACAACAACCAAACCCCACCTCAATCCATCGTCTCCGCCACCACCTCAATTCTCCAGC ATCTGAAGGAGATCGCAGCTCTGATCGATACCGGCTCCTACACCAAAGAAGTCCGCCGCGTCGCTCGCGCCGTGCGCCTCACCGTCGGGATACGGCAGAAGCTCACCGCTTCCGTCGTCTCTTCGTTCCTCGACTTCGCTTTGGGCCATGGATCTGAGGCCCACGCTCGTCTCTCTTCGTTCGTTCCCAAG agTGATGAACATGACATGGAGGTTGATACTGCTTCGTCCATTCCCTTAGCTGCATCCAAGCACGTGCCTGTGGAGCTTGAGGTTTACTGCTACTTCATTGTTTTGCTTTTTCTGATTGATCAGAAGAAGTACAACGAG gcCAAAGCTTGCTCTTCAGCTAGCATTGCTCGTCTCAAGAGCCTGAACAAGAGAACCATTGATGTGATAGCTTCAAGATTGTATTTTTACTACTCTTTGAGTTATGAGATGACTGGTGATCTTGCTGAGATTCGTGG TACTCTTCTGTCTTTGCACCACTCTGCAACACTGCGACATGATGAATTGGGTCAG GAAACACTTCTGAATCTCTTGCTTCGCAACTACCTGCACTACAACCTTTATGACCAAGCTGAGAAGCTTAGATCTAAAGCTCCAAGATTTGAGGCACATTCCAACCAACAG TTCTGTAGGTACTTGTTTTACCTCGGTAAGATCCGTACGATCCAACTCGAGTACACTGATGCAAAAGAGAGCCTCCTCCAGGCGGCTAGAAAAGCACCTGTCGCTGCTCTAGGCTTCAGAGTCCAGTGCAACAAGTGGGCGATTCTAGTTCGTCTCCTCTTGGGTGAGATTCCAGAGCGATCCATCTTCATGCAGAAAGGAATGGAGAAGGCTCTTAGGCCATACTTCGAACTTACCAAT GCTGTGAGGATTGGTGACTTGGAACTCTTCAGGAACGTCCAAGAGAAGTTTGCAAAGACATTCTCCGAAGACAGGACTCACAACCTTATTGTCAGACTCCGACACAACGTGATCAGGACAGGACTGCGCAACATCAGCATCTCCTACTCAAGAATCTCTCTCACAGACGTCGCCCAGAAGCTAAGGCTGAACTCTGCAAACCCTGTCGCGGATGCAGAGAGCATAGTGGCTAAAGCCATAAGAGACGGAGCAATCGACGCGACCATCGACCACAAGAACGGTTACATGGTCTCGAAGGAGACAGGAGACATCTACTCCACCAACGAGCCGCAGAACGCGTTTAACTCGAGGATTGCCTTCTGTTTGAACATGCACAACGAAGCGGTGAGGGCGCTGAGGTTCCCGCCGAACACGCACAGGGAGAAAGAGAGCGAGGAGAAGAGGAGGGAGATGAAGCAGCAAGAAGAGGAGCTTGCTAAATACATGGCTGAGGAGGATGACGACGATTTCTAG
- the LOC106405836 gene encoding V-type proton ATPase subunit B1, which yields MGANDIDMEEGTLEIGMEYRTVSGVAGPLVILDKVKGPKYQEIVNIRLGDGSTRRGQVLEVDGEKAVVQVFEGTSGIDNKFTTVQFTGEVLKTPVSLDMLGRIFNGSGKPIDNGPPILPEAYLDISGSSINPSERTYPEEMIQTGISTIDVMNSIARGQKIPLFSAAGLPHNEIAAQICRQAGLVKRLEKTADLLEDHGEDNFAIVFAAMGVNMETAQFFKRDFEENGSMERVTLFLNLANDPTIERIITPRIALTTAEYLAYECGKHVLVILTDMSSYADALREVSAAREEVPGRRGYPGYMYTDLATIYERAGRIEGRKGSITQIPILTMPNDDITHPTPDLTGYITEGQIYIDRQLHNRQIYPPINVLPSLSRLMKSAIGEGMTRKDHSDVSNQLYANYAIGKDVQAMKAVVGEEALSSEDLLYLEFLDKFERKFVMQGAYDTRNIFQSLDLAWTLLRIFPRELLHRIPAKTLDQFYSRDSTTTT from the exons ATGGGAGCGAATGATATCGACATGGAAGAAGGAACTCTAGAGATCGGCATGG AGTATAGAACTGTTTCTGGCGTTGCTGGACCATTGGTCATTCTTGACAAAGTGAAG GGTCCAAAGTACCAGGAGATTGTTAATATCCGCTTAGGTGATGGATCAACGAGACGTGGTCAAGTTCTGGAAGTCGACGGGGAGAAAGCTGTTGTGCAG GTTTTTGAAGGAACGTCTGGAATCGACAACAAGTTTACAACCGTACAATTCACAGGAGAG GTTTTGAAAACACCTGTGTCCTTGGACATGCTTGGGCGTATTTTTAATGGTTCTGGAAAGCCGATTGATAATGGCCCTCCTATTTTGCCAGAGGCGTACCTTGATATTTCAG GGAGTTCAATCAACCCCAGTGAAAGGACCTATCCCGAGGAGATGATACAGACGGGGATCTCGACCATTGATGTCATGAACTCCATTGCTCGTGGACAGAAGATTCCTCTTTTCTCTGCTGCTGGTCTCCCTCATAATGAAATCGCTGCTCAGATTTGTCGTCAAGCTGGTCTTGTCAAGCGTTTGGAGAAGACTGCTGATCTACTCGAG GATCATGGAGAGGACAATTTTGCGATTGTGTTTGCAGCTATGGGTGTGAACATGGAGACGGCTCAGTTCTTCAAAcgagattttgaagaaaatggaTCAATGGAGAGAGTTACCCTTTTCTTGAATCTG GCCAATGATCCGACCATAGAGAGAATCATCACTCCTAGAATTGCACTCACAACAGCAGAATACCTGGCTTATGAATGTGGGAAACACGTCCTTGTTATATTGACTGATATGAGTTCTTATGCTGATGCTCTTCGTGAG GTTTCCGCTGCAAGAGAAGAAGTCCCTGGAAGACGTGGATATCCAGGTTATATGTACACTGATCTTGCAACTATCTATGAACGTGCTGGGCGTATTGAAGGAAGAAAAGGTTCCATCACCCAAATCCCTATCCTTACTATGCCCAACGACG ACATCACACATCCAACTCCGGATCTTACTGGTTACATCACCGAAGGTCAGATATACATCGATAGGCAACTTCACAACAgacag ATATATCCACCCATCAATGTGCTTCCATCTCTTTCTCGGCTAATGAAG AGTGCTATTGGTGAGGGCATGACTCGGAAAGACCATTCGGATGTGTCGAACCAGCTATACGCAAACTATGCTATCGGGAAAGATGTGCAAGCCATGAAAGCTGTTGTTGGAGAGGaagcactttcttcagaggatCTGCTTTACCTAGAGTTTTTGGATAAGTTCGAGAGGAAGTTTGTGATGCAAGGAGCTTATGACACTCGAAACATCTTCCAGTCGCTGGACTTGGCTTGGACATTGCTACGTATCTTCCCGCGCGAGCTACTTCACCGTATCCCTGCAAAGACACTTGACCAATTCTACAGCCGCGACTCAACAACAACGACCTAA
- the LOC106405837 gene encoding uncharacterized protein LOC106405837 isoform X2 encodes MIRAFFLFLVFFIIGTQVHAQLIPPSKPDGFVYPPGRRVDPDTILIEAFYDPVCPYSRDSWPPLKQAPKHYGSRVSLLLHLLPLPYHDNAYVTSRALHIANTHNANATFSLLEGFFKHQAMFYGAQTQLLTRPEVVGRIVKLGTATLGNSYRHVLKSGFNDTKSERATRVSFKHSTSRGVYGTPTFYVNGFKLPDADTPSELGGWKKIIDSLIHPQKKKKGERGSSSVQTARLSTKGNFRKTDRSHPANREITQQWDIHDDDFYEQMRGVEICPSRFAHRDTTDALGITEDIEALLEKIGLGYIFDLHCDCYADLTRQFLASARLYHPDEDNPVANKAMFSFIVNRQFHSMAIFQLCDVFGFEKGRQSCVPDFPEHNDFWKFINSGNFISREAKQARIRSNLI; translated from the exons ATGATCAGAGCGTTTTTCCtcttccttgtcttcttcatcatcgGGACGCAAGTCCACGCGCAGCTAATTCCACCATCGAAGCCCGATGGTTTCGTATACCCACCGGGTCGCCGTGTTGACCCGGATACAATACTAATCGAGGCGTTTTATGACCCGGTGTGCCCGTACAGTAGAGACTCTTGGCCGCCGCTAAAGCAAGCTCCTAAACACTATGGATCTCGCGTTTCCTTACTCCTCCACCTACTTCCGTTACC GTACCATGACAATGCGTATGTAACTTCTCGTGCTTTACATATAGCGAACACTCACAACGCTAATGCTACCTTCAGTTTGCTGGAAGGGTTCTTTAAGCATCAG GCAATGTTCTACGGTGCGCAAACACAACTCCTGACTAGACCTGAAGTTGTGGGAAGAATTGTCAAGCTTGGAACAGCTACGTTGGGAAACTCATATCGACATGTTCTCAAATCCGGCTTCAACGACACAAAGTCGGAACGTGCAACCAGAGTTTCATTTAAG CATAGCACTTCAAGAGGTGTTTATGGAACACCAACCTTCTACGTGAATGGGTTCAAATTGCCGGATGCTGATACTCCCTCTGAACTTGGAGGatggaaaaaaattattgattctCTGATTCATCCACAAAAG aagaagaagGGTGAGCGTGGGAGTTCCTCGGTACAGACTGCTAGGCTCAGCACAAAGGGCAATTTCAGAAAGACAGATAGGTCTCATCCTGCGAATCGAGAGATAACCCAGCAGTGGGATATAcatgatgatgatttctacGAGCAGATGAGGGGAGTGGAAATATGTCCGTCGCGCTTCGCTCACAGAGACACTACAGATGCATTGGGGATAACCGAGGATATTGAAGCCTTGTTAGAGAAGATTGGCCTGGGGTACATCTTCGATCTCCACTGTGATTGCTATGCTGATTTGACCAGGCAGTTCCTCGCATCAGCCCGCCTCTACCATCCTGACGAGGACAACCCGGTAGCTAATAAGGCGATGTTCTCCTTCATTGTGAACAGGCAGTTCCACTCCATGGCCATCTTTCAGCTGTGCGACGTCTTTGGGTTCGAGAAAGGACGTCAATCTTGTGTTCCTGACTTCCCGGAACACAATGATTTCTGGAAATTCATCAATTCAGGAAACTTCATCTCTAGAGAGGCCAAGCAAGCTAGAATTCGTTCAAACTTGATTTAA
- the LOC106405837 gene encoding uncharacterized protein LOC106405837 isoform X3: MIRAFFLFLVFFIIGTQVHAQLIPPSKPDGFVYPPGRRVDPDTILIEAFYDPVCPYSRDSWPPLKQAPKHYGSRVSLLLHLLPLPYHDNAYVTSRALHIANTHNANATFSLLEGFFKHQAMFYGAQTQLLTRPEVVGRIVKLGTATLGNSYRHVLKSGFNDTKSERATRVSFKHSTSRGVYGTPTFYVNGFKLPDADTPSELGGWKKIIDSLIHPQKMIFRHVSRSGRDRSIQQKQNGRSI, translated from the exons ATGATCAGAGCGTTTTTCCtcttccttgtcttcttcatcatcgGGACGCAAGTCCACGCGCAGCTAATTCCACCATCGAAGCCCGATGGTTTCGTATACCCACCGGGTCGCCGTGTTGACCCGGATACAATACTAATCGAGGCGTTTTATGACCCGGTGTGCCCGTACAGTAGAGACTCTTGGCCGCCGCTAAAGCAAGCTCCTAAACACTATGGATCTCGCGTTTCCTTACTCCTCCACCTACTTCCGTTACC GTACCATGACAATGCGTATGTAACTTCTCGTGCTTTACATATAGCGAACACTCACAACGCTAATGCTACCTTCAGTTTGCTGGAAGGGTTCTTTAAGCATCAG GCAATGTTCTACGGTGCGCAAACACAACTCCTGACTAGACCTGAAGTTGTGGGAAGAATTGTCAAGCTTGGAACAGCTACGTTGGGAAACTCATATCGACATGTTCTCAAATCCGGCTTCAACGACACAAAGTCGGAACGTGCAACCAGAGTTTCATTTAAG CATAGCACTTCAAGAGGTGTTTATGGAACACCAACCTTCTACGTGAATGGGTTCAAATTGCCGGATGCTGATACTCCCTCTGAACTTGGAGGatggaaaaaaattattgattctCTGATTCATCCACAAAAG atgattttcaggcatgtatcacgatcaggcagagatcgatcgatccaacAGAAACAGAACGGGCGATCCATAtaa
- the LOC106405837 gene encoding uncharacterized protein LOC106405837 isoform X1: protein MIRAFFLFLVFFIIGTQVHAQLIPPSKPDGFVYPPGRRVDPDTILIEAFYDPVCPYSRDSWPPLKQAPKHYGSRVSLLLHLLPLPYHDNAYVTSRALHIANTHNANATFSLLEGFFKHQAMFYGAQTQLLTRPEVVGRIVKLGTATLGNSYRHVLKSGFNDTKSERATRVSFKHSTSRGVYGTPTFYVNGFKLPDADTPSELGGWKKIIDSLIHPQKRQKKKGERGSSSVQTARLSTKGNFRKTDRSHPANREITQQWDIHDDDFYEQMRGVEICPSRFAHRDTTDALGITEDIEALLEKIGLGYIFDLHCDCYADLTRQFLASARLYHPDEDNPVANKAMFSFIVNRQFHSMAIFQLCDVFGFEKGRQSCVPDFPEHNDFWKFINSGNFISREAKQARIRSNLI, encoded by the exons ATGATCAGAGCGTTTTTCCtcttccttgtcttcttcatcatcgGGACGCAAGTCCACGCGCAGCTAATTCCACCATCGAAGCCCGATGGTTTCGTATACCCACCGGGTCGCCGTGTTGACCCGGATACAATACTAATCGAGGCGTTTTATGACCCGGTGTGCCCGTACAGTAGAGACTCTTGGCCGCCGCTAAAGCAAGCTCCTAAACACTATGGATCTCGCGTTTCCTTACTCCTCCACCTACTTCCGTTACC GTACCATGACAATGCGTATGTAACTTCTCGTGCTTTACATATAGCGAACACTCACAACGCTAATGCTACCTTCAGTTTGCTGGAAGGGTTCTTTAAGCATCAG GCAATGTTCTACGGTGCGCAAACACAACTCCTGACTAGACCTGAAGTTGTGGGAAGAATTGTCAAGCTTGGAACAGCTACGTTGGGAAACTCATATCGACATGTTCTCAAATCCGGCTTCAACGACACAAAGTCGGAACGTGCAACCAGAGTTTCATTTAAG CATAGCACTTCAAGAGGTGTTTATGGAACACCAACCTTCTACGTGAATGGGTTCAAATTGCCGGATGCTGATACTCCCTCTGAACTTGGAGGatggaaaaaaattattgattctCTGATTCATCCACAAAAG agacagaagaagaagGGTGAGCGTGGGAGTTCCTCGGTACAGACTGCTAGGCTCAGCACAAAGGGCAATTTCAGAAAGACAGATAGGTCTCATCCTGCGAATCGAGAGATAACCCAGCAGTGGGATATAcatgatgatgatttctacGAGCAGATGAGGGGAGTGGAAATATGTCCGTCGCGCTTCGCTCACAGAGACACTACAGATGCATTGGGGATAACCGAGGATATTGAAGCCTTGTTAGAGAAGATTGGCCTGGGGTACATCTTCGATCTCCACTGTGATTGCTATGCTGATTTGACCAGGCAGTTCCTCGCATCAGCCCGCCTCTACCATCCTGACGAGGACAACCCGGTAGCTAATAAGGCGATGTTCTCCTTCATTGTGAACAGGCAGTTCCACTCCATGGCCATCTTTCAGCTGTGCGACGTCTTTGGGTTCGAGAAAGGACGTCAATCTTGTGTTCCTGACTTCCCGGAACACAATGATTTCTGGAAATTCATCAATTCAGGAAACTTCATCTCTAGAGAGGCCAAGCAAGCTAGAATTCGTTCAAACTTGATTTAA
- the LOC106404819 gene encoding protein Abitram — MEEIQNTDLTKNPEVEDTIESSKQKQPEEVEHHCDEQQQKQAQEEDEDELRKLLLSDIGELPLSPPSATQVNFVSYFITDFTKPGHDHYIYRHANGLCVVGLAPTHIAFKDQGGITNIDFNVGKSDRSVLKVSGKRKKNAMRSESNTALCKVSTAIDSYIVRCCVKGSLLEVNERLIKQPHLLNSSADREGYIAIIMPRPVDWTKNKESLITLEEYKDKKQDGLLEPCLL; from the exons ATGGAGGAGATTCAGAACACTGACTTAACAAAGAATCCAGAAGTCGAAGATACAATCGAATCATCTAAGCAAAAGCAACCCGAAGAAGTAGAACATCACTGCGACGAGCAGCAGCAGAAGCAAgcgcaagaagaagacgaagacgaacTGCGAAAGCTTCTGCTTTCAGATATAGGGGAGCTTCCTCTTTCTCCTCCCTCAGCTACACAAGTCAACTTCGTTTCTTACTTCATCACAG ATTTTACTAAACCGGGTCATGATCACTACATCTACCGTCACGCCAATGG TTTGTGTGTGGTTGGATTAGCTCCTACTCATATAGCTTTTAAGGACCAAGGTGGGATCACTAACATTGATTTCAATGTCGGTAAGTCTGATCGTAGCGTCTTGAAAGTCTCTGGCAAGCGTAAAAAG AATGCTATGCGGTCTGAATCGAATACAGCATTGTGCAAAGTCTCCACTGCTATTGATTCTTATATTGTCAG GTGTTGCGTTAAAGGTTCTCTCTTGGAGGTGAACGAGAGATTAATCAAGCAACCTCACCTTCTCAATTCATCG GCTGATCGAGAAGGATATATTGCGATAATCATGCCAAGACCTGTAGATTGGACCAAAAACAAGGAATCACTGATCACCTTGGAGGAGTATAAAGACAAGAAACAAGACGGTTTACTGGAACCGTGTCTACTCTGA
- the LOC106405837 gene encoding uncharacterized protein LOC106405837 isoform X4 codes for MIRAFFLFLVFFIIGTQVHAQLIPPSKPDGFVYPPGRRVDPDTILIEAFYDPVCPYSRDSWPPLKQAPKHYGSRVSLLLHLLPLPYHDNAYVTSRALHIANTHNANATFSLLEGFFKHQAMFYGAQTQLLTRPEVVGRIVKLGTATLGNSYRHVLKSGFNDTKSERATRVSFKHSTSRGVYGTPTFYVNGFKLPDADTPSELGGWKKIIDSLIHPQKKSLCSGKSGTQD; via the exons ATGATCAGAGCGTTTTTCCtcttccttgtcttcttcatcatcgGGACGCAAGTCCACGCGCAGCTAATTCCACCATCGAAGCCCGATGGTTTCGTATACCCACCGGGTCGCCGTGTTGACCCGGATACAATACTAATCGAGGCGTTTTATGACCCGGTGTGCCCGTACAGTAGAGACTCTTGGCCGCCGCTAAAGCAAGCTCCTAAACACTATGGATCTCGCGTTTCCTTACTCCTCCACCTACTTCCGTTACC GTACCATGACAATGCGTATGTAACTTCTCGTGCTTTACATATAGCGAACACTCACAACGCTAATGCTACCTTCAGTTTGCTGGAAGGGTTCTTTAAGCATCAG GCAATGTTCTACGGTGCGCAAACACAACTCCTGACTAGACCTGAAGTTGTGGGAAGAATTGTCAAGCTTGGAACAGCTACGTTGGGAAACTCATATCGACATGTTCTCAAATCCGGCTTCAACGACACAAAGTCGGAACGTGCAACCAGAGTTTCATTTAAG CATAGCACTTCAAGAGGTGTTTATGGAACACCAACCTTCTACGTGAATGGGTTCAAATTGCCGGATGCTGATACTCCCTCTGAACTTGGAGGatggaaaaaaattattgattctCTGATTCATCCACAAAAG AAATCATTGTGTTCCGGGAAGTCAGGAACACAAGATTGA